The Stappia sp. genome window below encodes:
- a CDS encoding ATP-binding protein, with amino-acid sequence MHVTRATINNIRIIDDFEFALDSKTPAAGWHVFLGDNGSGKSTVVRSIVLALIGAENAAASRQDWNGWLRENVSAGSIALSVRQHAKHDRWSGNGRTSQNAFTVRVNMEKNDATSLVETSFQKGSNGPRTVWGNGKGWFSAAFGPFRRFRGGDREYDRLYYSHPKLAPHLSAFGEDVALSEALEWVRTARFKALEDDAVASSLVQGITEFFNASDLLPHGARIHGVTADGIMIDNGDGAVVPIEEMSDGYRSVLSMTLEILRAMDTAYGRDTFLAALKRGAPTTIDLPGVVLIDEVDAHLHPTWQERIGEWFIASFPEVQFLVTTHSPIICRAARNNSIWRLATPGSDEPSRRIAGKDFDRLVNGNLTEAYGTEHFGRDVERSEASGELLKELANLNRREMRGQLDKADAVRLTELRSILPTTATTI; translated from the coding sequence ATGCATGTCACGCGTGCAACGATCAACAATATTCGGATCATCGATGACTTTGAATTCGCACTCGATTCCAAAACACCAGCCGCGGGCTGGCATGTGTTTCTTGGCGACAACGGGTCGGGAAAATCGACTGTTGTGCGGTCCATCGTTCTTGCCCTGATAGGCGCAGAAAACGCTGCCGCCTCACGGCAGGACTGGAACGGATGGCTTAGAGAAAACGTGTCCGCCGGCTCGATTGCGTTGAGTGTTCGACAGCACGCGAAACACGATCGCTGGAGTGGAAACGGGCGAACGTCGCAGAACGCATTCACCGTTAGGGTGAATATGGAAAAGAATGACGCGACCAGTTTGGTGGAGACTTCTTTTCAGAAGGGGTCAAACGGCCCACGGACTGTATGGGGTAACGGAAAGGGCTGGTTCTCGGCTGCGTTTGGCCCCTTTCGCCGTTTCCGTGGCGGCGATCGCGAATACGACCGCCTTTATTATAGCCATCCGAAACTTGCTCCACACCTTTCGGCTTTCGGGGAGGACGTTGCCCTATCCGAGGCGTTGGAATGGGTCCGCACGGCTCGCTTCAAGGCACTAGAGGACGATGCGGTCGCTTCCTCGCTCGTCCAAGGGATTACTGAGTTCTTCAACGCTTCCGACCTCCTCCCGCACGGCGCCCGCATTCATGGCGTCACCGCTGACGGCATAATGATCGACAACGGCGATGGAGCGGTCGTCCCTATCGAAGAGATGTCGGACGGCTATCGCTCCGTCCTGTCGATGACCCTTGAAATCCTGCGTGCGATGGACACAGCCTACGGACGCGATACCTTCTTGGCTGCTCTCAAACGCGGCGCGCCAACTACAATCGACTTGCCCGGCGTGGTGCTAATCGACGAGGTTGATGCCCATCTTCATCCGACTTGGCAGGAGCGTATTGGCGAGTGGTTCATAGCCAGCTTTCCGGAAGTACAGTTTCTCGTCACCACGCACAGCCCTATCATCTGCCGCGCGGCGCGGAACAACTCAATCTGGCGACTTGCAACACCCGGGAGCGATGAGCCATCGAGACGTATTGCTGGTAAGGACTTCGATCGATTGGTCAACGGGAATCTGACCGAGGCCTATGGGACTGAGCACTTTGGACGGGACGTAGAGCGATCGGAGGCGTCTGGAGAGCTGCTGAAGGAGTTAGCAAACTTGAACCGGCGTGAGATGCGCGGCCAACTCGACAAGGCAGACGCGGTGCGCCTGACCGAGCTTCGCTCTATTCTCCCCACTACCGCCACGACCATCTGA
- a CDS encoding ABC-type transport auxiliary lipoprotein family protein — translation MTGPRGAQDETARRRAGGAWRRVVRMAALAGIMALAGCAGGGAPDALYGLVAPAEMQVEARRRAASVQVLVPPPRALQALDTSNIAVVDTGPVYTYFPKAAWTDTLPNVVQAKIVETLENTRGLRGIGLPGEGLLIDYQLQTDLRAFELRIDGQDRAVVELMARLVDDRNGRTKSSRIFRAEVPASSTNVADAVQAMNRAADGVLRELAAWVLTRV, via the coding sequence ATGACGGGGCCACGGGGGGCGCAGGACGAAACGGCGCGCAGGCGCGCCGGCGGGGCATGGCGCCGGGTGGTGCGCATGGCGGCGCTGGCCGGGATAATGGCTCTGGCCGGCTGTGCCGGGGGCGGGGCGCCGGATGCGCTTTACGGGCTCGTCGCTCCGGCCGAGATGCAGGTGGAGGCGCGCCGCCGCGCGGCCTCCGTGCAGGTGCTGGTGCCCCCGCCGCGCGCGCTGCAGGCGCTCGATACCTCGAACATCGCCGTCGTCGACACCGGCCCGGTCTACACCTATTTTCCCAAGGCCGCCTGGACGGACACGCTGCCGAATGTGGTGCAGGCCAAGATCGTCGAGACGCTGGAAAACACCCGCGGCCTGCGCGGCATCGGCCTGCCGGGCGAGGGGCTTCTGATCGACTATCAGCTCCAGACCGACCTGCGCGCCTTCGAGCTGCGCATCGACGGGCAGGACCGCGCGGTGGTCGAACTGATGGCGCGCCTCGTCGACGACCGCAACGGCCGGACAAAGTCCAGCCGGATCTTCCGGGCGGAGGTCCCGGCCTCCAGCACCAATGTCGCCGATGCCGTGCAGGCCATGAACCGCGCCGCCGACGGCGTCTTGCGCGAACTCGCCGCCTGGGTGCTGACGCGGGTGTGA
- a CDS encoding MlaD family protein — translation METRANYVAIGAFVFVTMFLGFAFIYWLGSSSEGPRALPVKVIFKNNVTGLSVGGNVNFNGIKIGDVGELGFDPDDPSVVIATIRVSPSAPLRADVKATLGFQTLSGIAYVELSGGTSDAPLLLDPDAEEPPVIHAERSAFEDIVEGARDILTRADTTLGALEEIVSDNREEVNQIVRNARVFSDSLAANADGVDTFMSSVASTGEALTELSGRLEGLVDSATTIVDAIPPEKVTEIVNDASEITSKVAGAADGLTGLIDDAERAANDLAAFTVGLNESLAEFDKVVAAIRPEAVSQIVEDVADFSQVLSSRSDDIDRLVVATTKTMENIEAVTDVAVDNEQNIREVLVDARRIGDTLVVSAARLDGILAAVDPARVENVLASVDRVTEGVAGRTETITTAIDRAGAAVANVTEFSESLKGRGPDIDLIISDARNLAETLNATGTRVQGVVEKIDAMVEADGEGLIAEATQAAASIRKVADVLAERVGPIATGLEKFTVRGSADFSAAMGQLNRTLVEIQRAVSNLDRNPQRVIFGGDDKPVFGGAQRR, via the coding sequence ATGGAAACCCGCGCGAACTATGTGGCGATCGGCGCCTTCGTGTTCGTCACGATGTTTCTGGGCTTTGCCTTCATCTACTGGCTCGGCAGTTCGTCGGAGGGGCCGCGCGCCCTGCCCGTAAAGGTGATCTTCAAGAACAACGTCACCGGGCTGTCGGTCGGCGGCAACGTCAACTTCAACGGCATCAAGATCGGCGATGTGGGAGAACTGGGCTTCGATCCGGACGATCCGTCGGTGGTGATCGCCACGATCCGCGTCAGCCCCTCCGCGCCGCTCAGGGCCGACGTCAAGGCGACGCTCGGGTTTCAGACCCTGTCGGGCATCGCCTATGTGGAATTGTCCGGCGGCACGTCGGATGCGCCGCTGCTGCTCGATCCCGACGCCGAGGAACCACCGGTGATCCATGCCGAACGCTCCGCCTTCGAGGACATCGTGGAGGGCGCGCGCGACATTCTCACCCGCGCCGACACGACGCTCGGGGCGCTTGAAGAGATCGTCAGCGACAACCGCGAGGAGGTCAATCAGATCGTCCGCAACGCGCGGGTCTTTTCCGATTCGCTCGCCGCGAACGCGGACGGCGTCGATACCTTCATGAGCAGCGTGGCGAGCACCGGCGAAGCGCTGACCGAATTGTCCGGGCGGCTGGAAGGCCTCGTCGACAGCGCCACCACCATCGTCGATGCGATCCCGCCGGAGAAGGTCACCGAGATCGTGAACGATGCCTCCGAGATCACCTCGAAGGTGGCGGGGGCGGCCGACGGGCTCACCGGGCTGATCGACGACGCGGAACGGGCGGCGAACGATCTCGCCGCCTTCACCGTCGGATTGAACGAAAGCCTCGCCGAATTCGACAAGGTGGTCGCGGCGATCCGGCCCGAGGCGGTGTCGCAGATCGTGGAGGATGTCGCGGACTTCTCGCAGGTGCTGAGCTCCCGCTCCGACGACATCGACCGCCTGGTGGTCGCCACCACCAAGACGATGGAAAACATCGAGGCGGTGACCGATGTGGCGGTCGACAACGAGCAGAACATCCGCGAGGTGCTGGTCGATGCGCGCCGGATCGGCGACACGCTGGTGGTCAGCGCCGCGCGGCTGGACGGCATTCTCGCCGCCGTGGACCCGGCGCGGGTGGAAAACGTGCTCGCCTCCGTCGACCGGGTGACGGAAGGGGTGGCAGGGCGTACCGAGACGATCACCACGGCGATCGACCGCGCCGGCGCGGCGGTGGCAAATGTCACCGAGTTCAGCGAAAGCCTGAAGGGGCGCGGGCCCGACATCGACCTCATCATTTCGGACGCGCGCAATCTCGCCGAAACGCTCAACGCCACGGGAACGCGCGTGCAGGGCGTGGTCGAGAAGATCGACGCCATGGTGGAGGCCGATGGCGAGGGGCTGATCGCCGAGGCGACCCAGGCGGCCGCCTCGATCCGCAAGGTCGCCGATGTGCTGGCCGAACGCGTCGGCCCGATCGCCACGGGGCTGGAAAAATTCACCGTGCGCGGCTCGGCGGATTTTTCGGCCGCCATGGGGCAGCTCAACCGGACGCTGGTGGAGATCCAGCGCGCGGTGTCCAATCTCGACCGCAATCCGCAGCGGGTGATCTTCGGCGGCGACGACAAGCCGGTCTTCGGCGGAGCGCAGAGACGATGA
- a CDS encoding ABC transporter ATP-binding protein, protein MSVSPEASVSALSTPTKEVVLKARGVTVGFGSTLVLENLDLDVYRREILGFVGASGTGKSVLMRAILGLTPRRAGSVEVFGTDLATASDAERQAIERRWGVLFQQGALFSSLTVRQNIQVPMREHMTMSQRLMDELALLKLEMVGLSRAAADKFPAELSGGMIKRASLARALALDPDLVFLDEPTSGLDPIGAAAFDDQVMKLRETLGLTVYMVTHDLDSLHSICDRVAVLGDRRVLSAGTVEELMRFDHPWVQEYFNGVRALRRV, encoded by the coding sequence ATGTCGGTCTCGCCCGAAGCTTCCGTTTCCGCGTTGTCGACGCCGACGAAGGAGGTCGTGCTCAAGGCGCGCGGCGTCACCGTCGGCTTCGGGTCCACGCTGGTGCTGGAGAACCTGGATCTCGACGTCTACCGCCGCGAAATCCTCGGCTTCGTCGGCGCCTCGGGCACGGGCAAGTCGGTGCTGATGCGCGCGATCCTTGGCCTGACGCCGCGCCGGGCCGGCTCGGTGGAGGTGTTCGGGACGGATCTCGCCACGGCGAGCGACGCGGAGCGGCAGGCGATCGAGCGGCGCTGGGGCGTGCTGTTCCAGCAGGGCGCGCTGTTCTCCTCGCTCACCGTGCGCCAGAACATTCAGGTGCCGATGCGCGAGCACATGACCATGTCGCAGCGGCTGATGGACGAACTCGCCCTGCTGAAACTGGAAATGGTGGGCCTGTCGCGCGCCGCCGCCGACAAGTTCCCGGCCGAACTCTCCGGAGGCATGATCAAGCGCGCGAGCCTCGCCCGCGCGCTGGCGCTCGATCCGGATCTGGTGTTTCTCGACGAGCCGACCTCCGGCCTCGACCCCATCGGGGCGGCCGCCTTCGACGATCAGGTCATGAAATTGCGCGAGACGCTGGGACTCACCGTCTACATGGTGACCCACGATCTCGACAGCCTGCATTCCATTTGCGACCGCGTCGCGGTATTAGGGGACAGACGCGTGTTGAGCGCCGGCACCGTCGAAGAGCTGATGCGCTTCGATCACCCCTGGGTGCAAGAGTATTTCAACGGCGTCCGGGCGTTGCGCCGGGTGTGA
- a CDS encoding ABC transporter permease has protein sequence MTIHPAQDLPGLRVETGDGGARIVADGPWTIHHSTRLESLLAELPAESAGKVTLDASQLTALDTVGAWLLHRLRGDLDYRGVRVEISGLRDSYRLLLAEVERHHPPPWKPMRHPMSLLGILERTGRAVVEIGHDIRSVMHIVGSLVSVLSGVFLRPRCLRLPSVFSQFDRTCLGAVPIVVMMSFLIGAIISQQGGFYLRSFGAEVYVVNLAGVLVLRELGVILTAIMVAGRSGSAFTAEIGSMKMREEIDALHVIGLRVTEVLILPRLLALILALPVLTFLSNLAALVGAGLVSWLYLDMAPRVFIDLMQVAVTVDTLLVGLVKAPFMALIIGLVASVEGMKVSGSTESLGRHTTLSVVKSIFMVIVVDGLFAIFFSSIGI, from the coding sequence ATGACGATCCATCCCGCACAGGATCTGCCCGGTCTGCGGGTCGAGACAGGCGACGGCGGGGCCCGGATCGTGGCGGACGGGCCCTGGACGATCCACCACAGCACCCGACTGGAGAGCCTTCTCGCGGAGCTGCCGGCCGAAAGCGCCGGCAAGGTCACGCTCGACGCGTCGCAGCTCACGGCGCTCGACACCGTCGGCGCCTGGCTGCTGCACCGGCTGCGCGGGGATCTCGACTACCGCGGCGTCCGTGTCGAGATCTCGGGCCTGCGCGACTCGTATCGCCTCCTGCTCGCCGAGGTCGAGCGGCACCATCCCCCGCCCTGGAAGCCCATGCGCCATCCGATGTCGCTGCTCGGCATTCTGGAGCGCACCGGCCGGGCCGTGGTCGAGATCGGCCACGACATCCGCTCCGTGATGCATATCGTCGGATCGCTGGTCAGCGTGCTGTCCGGGGTGTTCCTGCGCCCGCGCTGCCTGCGGCTGCCCTCGGTCTTCAGCCAGTTCGACCGGACCTGCCTCGGCGCCGTGCCCATCGTGGTGATGATGAGCTTCCTGATCGGGGCGATCATCTCCCAGCAGGGCGGCTTCTACCTGCGCAGCTTCGGCGCGGAGGTCTATGTCGTCAATCTCGCCGGCGTCCTGGTGCTGCGCGAGCTCGGCGTGATCCTGACGGCGATCATGGTCGCGGGCCGCTCCGGCTCCGCCTTTACCGCCGAGATCGGCTCCATGAAGATGCGCGAGGAGATCGATGCGCTGCATGTGATCGGGCTGAGGGTCACCGAGGTTCTGATCCTGCCGCGGTTGCTGGCGCTCATTCTGGCGCTGCCGGTGCTGACCTTCCTGTCGAACCTCGCCGCCCTGGTCGGGGCCGGGCTGGTGAGCTGGCTCTATCTCGACATGGCGCCGCGCGTCTTCATCGACCTGATGCAGGTTGCCGTGACCGTCGACACGCTCCTGGTCGGCCTCGTCAAGGCGCCGTTCATGGCGCTGATCATCGGGCTGGTCGCCTCGGTGGAGGGCATGAAGGTCTCCGGCTCGACCGAATCGCTCGGGCGCCACACCACGCTGTCCGTTGTGAAGTCGATCTTCATGGTGATCGTCGTCGACGGCCTGTTCGCCATTTTCTTTTCCTCGATCGGAATCTGA
- the dgcN gene encoding N-acetyltransferase DgcN: MEIAHPYLLFLGDVPDALAAKTGLGIVDWRREWCLGQYRLDGCKADAGLPDMAPKQAAEAGAKTMIIGAVNAGGVLPEHWVDSIVAALEAGLDVASGLHMRLADVPEIRDAAARTGRHLRDVRHSEIAFATGKGTRRTGRRLLAMGTDCSVGKKYTALALEKGMRDAGFDADFRATGQTGIFISGRGVSLDAVVADFISGAAEWISPAAEPDHWDVIEGQGSLFHPSFAGVTLGLLHGSQPDAFVVCHEPTRTTMRGVDTPLPTIQQVIDMTIALGRLTNPEIRCVGICVNTAALSEPDARRELTEIERAYELPTTDPVRFGCASIVQRIAREFPSA, from the coding sequence ATGGAAATCGCCCACCCCTATCTGCTCTTTCTCGGCGACGTGCCGGACGCGCTTGCCGCCAAGACGGGCCTCGGCATCGTCGACTGGCGGCGCGAATGGTGCCTGGGCCAATATCGACTCGACGGCTGCAAGGCGGACGCCGGTCTGCCCGACATGGCGCCGAAGCAGGCGGCGGAAGCCGGCGCGAAGACGATGATCATCGGCGCGGTCAATGCCGGCGGCGTGCTGCCCGAGCATTGGGTGGATTCCATCGTGGCGGCTCTGGAAGCGGGCCTCGATGTGGCCAGCGGCCTGCACATGCGCCTGGCGGACGTGCCGGAAATCCGCGACGCCGCCGCCCGCACGGGCCGCCATCTGCGCGACGTGCGCCATTCGGAGATCGCGTTCGCCACCGGCAAGGGCACCAGGCGCACCGGACGGCGCCTGCTCGCCATGGGCACCGACTGTTCGGTCGGCAAGAAATACACCGCGCTGGCGCTGGAAAAGGGAATGCGCGATGCCGGCTTCGACGCCGACTTCCGGGCGACCGGCCAGACGGGCATCTTCATTTCCGGGCGCGGCGTGTCGCTCGACGCGGTGGTGGCGGACTTCATCTCCGGCGCGGCCGAATGGATCTCGCCGGCCGCCGAGCCCGACCACTGGGACGTGATCGAGGGTCAGGGCTCCCTGTTCCACCCCTCCTTCGCCGGCGTCACCCTCGGCCTGCTGCACGGCTCGCAGCCCGATGCCTTCGTCGTCTGTCACGAGCCCACCCGCACCACCATGCGCGGGGTCGACACGCCGCTGCCGACGATCCAGCAGGTCATCGACATGACCATCGCGCTCGGCCGCCTCACCAATCCGGAGATCCGCTGCGTCGGCATCTGCGTCAACACCGCCGCCCTGTCGGAGCCCGACGCGCGGCGCGAGCTCACCGAGATCGAACGCGCCTACGAGCTGCCGACCACGGACCCCGTCCGCTTCGGCTGCGCGTCGATCGTGCAGCGCATCGCCCGCGAGTTCCCCTCGGCATGA
- the dgcA gene encoding N-acetyl-D-Glu racemase DgcA, whose translation MTVTLEVTTDSWPIAGGFAIARGARTHAHVVVATLSEGPHVGRGECVPYARYGETVEGVMAEIAALAPDVARGLGRAELQAGMPAGAARNALDCAFWDLEAKRSATPAWRLADLPALEACDTAFTISLGTPEKMAADTARAAARPLLKIKLGGPGDPARIAAVRAAAPEARLIVDANEAWSAESFAENMAACAAARVELIEQPLPADADSVLAELARPIPVCADESLHTSADLERLAPLYDAVNIKLDKTGGLTGALDLLQAARARDFKVMVGCMLGTSLAMAPAVLVAQGADYVDLDAPLLLETDRAPGLRFEGSRLFPPTAELWG comes from the coding sequence ATGACGGTCACTCTCGAGGTCACCACCGACAGCTGGCCGATCGCCGGCGGCTTCGCGATCGCGCGCGGCGCGCGCACCCATGCGCATGTCGTCGTCGCGACCCTCAGCGAGGGTCCGCACGTCGGGCGCGGCGAATGCGTGCCCTACGCCCGCTACGGCGAGACCGTCGAGGGCGTGATGGCGGAGATCGCCGCCCTTGCGCCGGACGTGGCGCGCGGGCTGGGGCGGGCCGAGCTGCAGGCGGGCATGCCGGCCGGCGCGGCACGCAACGCGCTCGACTGCGCCTTCTGGGATCTGGAGGCCAAGCGGTCCGCCACGCCGGCCTGGCGGCTGGCGGACTTGCCGGCACTCGAAGCCTGCGACACCGCCTTCACCATCAGCCTCGGCACGCCGGAGAAGATGGCGGCGGACACCGCGCGCGCCGCCGCCCGACCGCTGCTCAAGATCAAGCTCGGCGGTCCGGGCGACCCGGCGCGCATCGCGGCTGTGCGCGCGGCGGCCCCCGAGGCGCGGCTGATCGTCGACGCCAACGAGGCCTGGTCGGCGGAGAGTTTCGCGGAGAACATGGCTGCCTGCGCGGCCGCCCGCGTCGAGCTGATCGAACAGCCGCTGCCGGCGGATGCCGACAGCGTGCTCGCGGAGCTGGCGCGTCCAATCCCCGTGTGCGCGGATGAAAGCCTCCACACAAGCGCGGATCTGGAGCGTCTCGCGCCGCTCTACGACGCGGTCAACATCAAGCTCGACAAGACGGGCGGGCTGACCGGGGCGCTCGATCTGCTGCAGGCCGCGCGGGCCCGCGACTTCAAGGTGATGGTCGGCTGCATGCTCGGCACCTCGCTCGCCATGGCGCCGGCGGTTCTGGTCGCGCAAGGGGCGGATTACGTCGATCTCGACGCGCCGCTGCTGCTGGAAACCGACCGCGCGCCCGGCCTGCGCTTCGAGGGCAGCCGGCTTTTCCCGCCGACCGCCGAGCTGTGGGGCTGA
- a CDS encoding MFS transporter, whose translation MSLRYRVAALFAAYFFGLGLFLPYFPLVLAEAGLSPAEIGTVLALPLAVRLIANPLVGALADRYARPGPALAVLSALAALGFAGLAAVSGFWSIALLLAVTSLAWGPIVPLSDALAARVQREGGGDYGRMRLWGSIAFIVANIGGGALVGAATELVVVGGIVAGLAVSAFVAMALPVASVRAAPQTASPQDPTAPPARTLWSPRFLLIIAAAGCVQASHAAYYAFSALHWSQAGLSGVWVGAFWGLGVVTEIALFAMAGRIGARIGPGGLLALGAGAAILRWVLFPYAVDPVSIAALQVLHGLTFGATHLGGVAFVAASAPRHWAGAAQGVASTVVGGLTALASAPAGVLYAIGPALAFDAMAGLAALGLVSLALARLAFHPASP comes from the coding sequence ATGTCCTTGCGGTATCGCGTGGCCGCGCTGTTCGCGGCCTATTTCTTCGGTCTCGGCCTGTTTCTGCCCTATTTTCCGCTGGTTCTGGCGGAGGCCGGGCTGAGCCCGGCGGAGATCGGCACCGTGCTCGCCCTGCCGCTCGCCGTCCGCCTCATCGCGAATCCCCTGGTGGGCGCGCTGGCCGACCGCTACGCCCGACCGGGGCCGGCGCTCGCCGTCCTGTCGGCGCTGGCCGCGCTCGGGTTCGCGGGGTTGGCCGCCGTCTCCGGCTTCTGGTCCATCGCGCTGCTGCTGGCCGTCACCTCGCTCGCCTGGGGCCCGATCGTGCCACTGAGCGACGCGCTGGCGGCGCGCGTTCAGCGCGAGGGGGGCGGCGACTACGGCCGCATGCGGCTGTGGGGCTCCATCGCCTTCATCGTCGCCAACATCGGCGGCGGTGCGCTCGTCGGCGCGGCGACCGAGTTGGTCGTGGTCGGCGGCATCGTCGCCGGGCTCGCGGTCTCGGCCTTTGTGGCGATGGCGCTGCCCGTGGCATCGGTGCGCGCGGCGCCGCAGACGGCGTCGCCGCAAGACCCGACCGCGCCGCCGGCGCGCACCCTCTGGTCGCCGCGCTTTCTGCTGATCATCGCGGCCGCCGGCTGCGTGCAGGCAAGCCACGCCGCCTACTACGCCTTTTCCGCCCTGCACTGGTCGCAGGCCGGCTTGAGCGGGGTCTGGGTCGGCGCGTTCTGGGGGCTCGGCGTCGTGACGGAGATCGCGCTCTTCGCCATGGCCGGGCGGATCGGGGCGCGGATCGGCCCCGGCGGGCTGCTGGCGCTCGGGGCGGGGGCCGCCATCCTGCGCTGGGTGCTGTTTCCCTACGCGGTCGACCCGGTCTCCATCGCCGCGCTGCAGGTGCTGCACGGGCTGACCTTCGGGGCGACGCATCTGGGCGGGGTCGCCTTCGTGGCGGCGAGCGCCCCGCGCCACTGGGCGGGCGCCGCGCAGGGCGTGGCCTCGACGGTGGTCGGGGGCCTGACCGCGCTCGCCTCGGCGCCCGCCGGCGTGCTCTACGCCATCGGCCCGGCGCTCGCCTTCGACGCGATGGCCGGGCTTGCCGCGCTCGGGCTCGTGTCGCTGGCGCTCGCGCGGCTGGCGTTTCACCCCGCGTCGCCGTAA
- a CDS encoding protein phosphatase CheZ yields MAENSTPSAIRESDYEALFGALTETERGRWFLDEYLKRNQKPETQVVLDAIGRLEKAMVRDRTVPNIDRIRLDIADMQEAIERTKREIANIKHEADDGNRFSEASNELDAIVTKTEAATQEILAAAEAIQEHGWTLREAGADEATCDEIDARATEIFMACSFQDLTGQRTQKIVQVLQYLESRINLMISIWGIDDLEAKDLELRQDSRPDAHLLNGPQLEGRGVNQDAVDELFGPAETSEETADAGDDAEPEAAESAEDAADASADLMADLTADDLAAAAFAGDTAGADEIDALFAGNDAFDQSDDDEDASDAASAEETAEQEADVFAVDAIDDIDMVDAADEETGASALADVSGITEADLLEADVFEAPARAATETADERKWQEDAANDGDASDDPLARLSEGERQSLFS; encoded by the coding sequence ATGGCCGAAAACAGCACGCCCAGCGCGATCCGGGAGAGCGATTACGAAGCGCTTTTCGGCGCTCTGACCGAGACGGAGCGGGGCCGCTGGTTTCTGGACGAATATCTGAAGCGCAACCAGAAGCCCGAGACCCAGGTCGTGCTCGACGCCATCGGACGGCTGGAAAAGGCCATGGTGCGCGACCGCACCGTGCCCAACATCGACCGCATCCGCCTCGACATCGCAGACATGCAGGAGGCCATCGAGCGCACCAAGCGCGAGATCGCCAACATCAAGCACGAGGCGGACGACGGCAACCGCTTCAGCGAAGCCTCCAACGAACTCGACGCGATCGTCACCAAGACCGAGGCCGCGACCCAGGAGATCCTCGCCGCCGCCGAAGCGATCCAGGAACACGGCTGGACGCTGCGCGAGGCCGGCGCCGACGAGGCGACCTGCGACGAGATCGACGCGCGCGCCACCGAGATCTTCATGGCCTGCTCGTTCCAGGACCTGACCGGTCAGCGCACGCAGAAGATCGTGCAGGTGCTCCAGTACCTCGAATCGCGCATCAACCTGATGATCTCCATCTGGGGCATCGACGATCTCGAGGCCAAGGATCTGGAACTGCGTCAGGACAGCCGCCCGGACGCGCATCTGCTCAACGGTCCCCAGCTCGAGGGCCGCGGCGTCAATCAGGACGCGGTGGACGAACTCTTCGGCCCCGCCGAGACGTCCGAAGAAACCGCCGACGCGGGCGACGACGCGGAACCCGAAGCAGCGGAGAGCGCCGAGGACGCGGCCGACGCGAGCGCCGACCTCATGGCCGACCTGACCGCCGACGACCTAGCGGCCGCGGCCTTTGCCGGGGACACCGCCGGCGCCGACGAGATCGACGCGCTGTTCGCCGGCAACGATGCGTTCGACCAGAGCGACGATGACGAGGATGCGTCCGACGCCGCGTCGGCCGAAGAGACGGCCGAGCAGGAAGCCGACGTCTTCGCGGTGGATGCGATCGACGATATCGACATGGTCGATGCCGCCGACGAGGAGACCGGCGCCTCCGCGCTTGCCGATGTGAGCGGCATCACCGAGGCCGATCTGCTGGAAGCCGACGTTTTCGAGGCCCCGGCCCGCGCGGCCACCGAGACCGCCGACGAACGCAAGTGGCAGGAAGACGCCGCGAACGACGGCGACGCATCGGACGATCCGCTCGCCCGTCTCTCCGAAGGCGAACGCCAGTCGCTGTTCAGCTGA